GAGTTAGGTGTACCTGCAGTTGTTGGGACAGGAAATGCAACAGAAGTATTAAAAGACGGTCAGCTTGTTACTGTTTCCTGCGCCGAGGGAGATGTAGGGTATGTATATGACGGCCAGATAGAGTATGAAGTAGAAGAAGTAGATATAAACACATTACCTAAAACAAAAACACCTATAATGATGAACGTAGCATCTCCTGAAGGAGCTTTTGATTTTTCTTTTCTACCTAATGCTGGAGTAGGACTTGCCAGAGAAGAGTTCATTATAAACAACTATATAGGAATACACCCTCTTGCTCTCATAAAGTTTGAAGAGATAAAAGAAAAAGATCCCGAGCTTGCAAAAATAATTGAAGACAAAACATTTGGATACGATAATAAAGAAGAGTATTTTATAAAGAAACTGTCTTACGGAATCGCAAGAATAGCAGCTGCATTTTATCCAAAACCTGTTATTGTCAGATTCTCAGACTTTAAGTCAAACGAATATGCGAACCTTATAGGTGGAAAACATTTTGAGCCAGTCGAAGAAAATCCAATGTTAGGATGGAGAGGAGCTTCGAGATACTACTCTCCCCAGTTCAAAGAAGCCTTTGGTCTCGAATGTAAAGCTATGCTTAGAGTAAGAAACAAGATGGGTCTTACAAACGTAAAAGTGATGGTACCCTTCTGCAGAACACCTGAAGAAGGAGAAAAAGTACTAAAAGTGATGGAAGAGTACGGACTGAAAAGGGGAGACAATGGTCTGGAAGTTTATGTAATGTGTGAACTGCCTTCAAACGTTGTTCTTGCTGACCAGTTTGCAGAGCATTTCGATGGATTTTCCATAGGTTCAAACGATCTCACTCAGCTTACACTTGGACTGGACAGAGATTCATCTCTGGTAGCCCATCTTTACGACGAAAGGAATGAAGCTGTAAAAAGACTTATAGCTCAGGTAATAAAAACAGCCAAAGAAAAAGGAAGAAAAATCGGAATCTGTGGACAGGGTCCTTCAGACTATCCAGATTTTGCCCAGTTTTTAGTTGAGCAGGGAATAGACACCATATCTATAAACCCCGACGCAGTCCTGAAAACAACAAAAGCTATAGCAGAGATAGAAAAAAAATTAGGAATACAGTAGAACTTTCAGGGAAGGTAAAGCCTTCCCTTTTTTAACCGAAAATGTATATTAATAAATGAAGAGGGGTTTTCCTCTAACCTGAAGGGGAGTGCGATAAGATGAATATATTAGAAAAAATAAAAGAGCCTATCTCAGGAGTTCTCCAGAAAGAAAAAGTAGGGCTGGGGATTCAGTTAGATAGAGGTTTCGCTAGGGTAGCTCTTCTCTCAAAGGAAGGAGGACATTACATAATACCGGTAATGCCTTTTGAAGTTTCTCTGGTGGACAACAAAGAACAGGCAGGGATGCTTCTTAAAGAAGAGTTGGAAAAAAGAGATATAAATATAAAAAATGCCGTTGTTAGTATCCCTACAGCATCGACACTTTTCAAAACATTAAAAATACCAAAGATGTCCCCCAAAGAGATAGAAGAAGCTGTTGAATGGAATATAAGGGAAGATATAAAAAGTTTAAAAGGAACTACAGTATACGACTACGATATAATTGGAGAAGATGGGGAAAATTTGATTATAGTAGTTGTCATATCAAAAATTGACGATATTGAGAATATAAGAGAAATAATGAAATACGCCGGAGTAGAGCCTGATATTATAGACTCAGAAGGTATAGCCCTTTTAAACCTTGCAGAAGCGGAAAGAAAAAACAATCCGGATTTAAAGGAAGAAAGTAATATATGCATCATTCATTTAGATATTAATGACTCATACCTTATATTTTTCCATGAGAATATAACAGTTCAATCTTTAAATTTTGACTCCAAGAAGTATGAAGAACTCGATCCTGATGACAAAGAAAAAGCTATCGATAGACTTATTAACGAGATAAACTACTTTTTTCTGACAATAAACGAACCAAAAATAATATACACATCAGGATTTTTTGCAAAGTTTCCTGAAATACAGGCATACATGCAGCTAAAATTCAGCACAAGGTTTACACTTGTTGAACTTGACCCTGTTAAAGCCTTAAACATTGAATTTGAGAGCAGTATACCCCTTAGCATATACAACATACCATTTGGATTAGCCTACAGGAGAATAGGTCATGATTAAGATAAACCTTAACCCAGAAAGAAGAAAAGCTAAAGCTGTAAAAAGAGCAGGCCCTCCCACACTAAAGATAAAAAACAAAGCTCTCTTGTACATCGGAATTCCAGTAATACTTATATCTGCAGAAATCGTTTACTCGGTATACCTGAACACCAAAATAAACAAACTTTTAGAAAAGAAACAGCAGCTTGTTCAGGAAAGGGCAAAATTTAAAGATGTTGAAAAAAGAATTAACGCTCTGAAAAAAGCAGTCGCTGAGGCAGAAAGACTGAAAGAAACAACAAAACTAAAAATCGCGGTTTTCAACAAACTCGCATCAGAAAAAACAGATTTCATTCCTATGATAAAAGCTATCGCTTTAAGCCTGCCTGACGGAGTGTGGCTAAAAAGGGTTGATATCTTAAGAACAGGAGGAAATCTTTCGGGTTTTGCTTTCAATCCAAAGTTTATATCTAATTTTTACGATAATCTTTCTGATTACTACAAAACAATAAAGTTCAACACAGTTACAAAAAAAGAAGCAAAAAGTGCAGTAAGACTAAAATACTACTCCTTTAAATTCAATATGTCAGGATGGAAACAAAATAAACAGCAGAAGGGAGGAGAAGATATTGAATCTGGAAAGCCTTAAAGAACAGTGGGAAGGGCTTCCTGAGTGGCAAAAAGTTCTTCTAATTGGTCTTATAACGGTTCTTATAATGTACGGTATTTATGCTCTTATAATAGACCCTAAAAAGATTGAAGAGAAAAGGCTGACCGATGAAGTGAAAAACCTTCAAGTACAGGTAGACAGGTTAAAAAGATTTGCAAGACCTGAGATAAGGAAAAAATTAGAAGATAAACTGCTTGCAATTAAGGCAGAAATATCAAACCTGAATAAGCAGTTAGAAGAGATTAAAACTGTAGTACCAACAGAAGAGAAAACACAGGATATCTTAAGGTTTATAGCAGACTCGGCTATAAAATCAAATGTAGCCCTGAACAGTTTTCAGGTATCACCGCCAGAACAGATATATATGAGATACAATCGTTCAAAAGATACAATAGAGATTGTAACAGTTAAAAAGAAAAAGATGGATAAATCCTTTATAAAAATAAACAGAATTAAGATAAATCTGGATATGAACAGTAGAACAGTCGGAGAAGTAGTTGCATTTTTAAGACAACTTGGAACCAGCGACAGATTTTTTAGAATGGACAAACTTTCTATAGAAAAGAAAAAAGGCAAGAGATTAAACACATTTAATATAAAGATCACAATATCAACATACTTTATGTAAAGGAGGGAAACATTGAGAATTCTTTCTTTTGTACTCGCTTCCTTACTGTTTGTAAGCGGTTCATTAATAGCAGCAGAAGACGAGCCATTTTATGAAGGAGAAAATGTTGTAGGATATATCAAAGATAACAAAGGAAACAGATACATAGTTATTGAAACTCCTGATGGGAGAGCTAAACTTGTTAAAACGAAAAAAAGTCCCGAAGAGGTTTTAAAAGATAGCTACGGTATTACAAAAAAAGATTTCGAAATCAGGGAAGAGTGAGGTGTGGTCATGAGAGTGAGATATCTATTTCCATTGATAGCTGTTCTTTTTGCTATTACTACCGGCTGGGCACAGGTAAAGATATCTGCAGAGTTTTACGGAGCAAAATTAAGTACTGTAATAGATGTTGTATCTGAGCTTTCTAATAAGAATATAATATGGGACAAAGAAGCTGCCGCTAAATCCTCAACTCCTGTGTATCTTACAATAAGAAAACCTGTTTCTGTAGAAACTCTTTTCAGACTTGCATTAAAAGAATACGACCTCACATATATAAGACAGGGTTCTATATACAAAATAAAAGTAGCCCAGGAATCTCTTATCACAATTCCTCCGGAAGTGGTCAAATACCTTGGGAAAGATGTGTTTGACTCATTTGTTAGCATAATAAAAGACAATGTCTCAAATA
This genomic stretch from Persephonella hydrogeniphila harbors:
- the pilM gene encoding type IV pilus biogenesis protein PilM, producing MNILEKIKEPISGVLQKEKVGLGIQLDRGFARVALLSKEGGHYIIPVMPFEVSLVDNKEQAGMLLKEELEKRDINIKNAVVSIPTASTLFKTLKIPKMSPKEIEEAVEWNIREDIKSLKGTTVYDYDIIGEDGENLIIVVVISKIDDIENIREIMKYAGVEPDIIDSEGIALLNLAEAERKNNPDLKEESNICIIHLDINDSYLIFFHENITVQSLNFDSKKYEELDPDDKEKAIDRLINEINYFFLTINEPKIIYTSGFFAKFPEIQAYMQLKFSTRFTLVELDPVKALNIEFESSIPLSIYNIPFGLAYRRIGHD
- a CDS encoding PilN domain-containing protein: MIKINLNPERRKAKAVKRAGPPTLKIKNKALLYIGIPVILISAEIVYSVYLNTKINKLLEKKQQLVQERAKFKDVEKRINALKKAVAEAERLKETTKLKIAVFNKLASEKTDFIPMIKAIALSLPDGVWLKRVDILRTGGNLSGFAFNPKFISNFYDNLSDYYKTIKFNTVTKKEAKSAVRLKYYSFKFNMSGWKQNKQQKGGEDIESGKP